AAGTGCTGGGTAATCAAACTTCAATATAGTTCTAATGGATGTACAATTACACTAATTTCTTGAATTTAAAGGCAAACCAGCAGATGGCGAATTGTTTCTTTCCTCGCAGGCGTTTCTGTGACTTTTGGAAAAGCTCATTTTAATTAGTAGGAAACGTAAAGCTTGTTTTAATACTCTGATTATGCTCCATACGGGGAAGGAAACTGTGCATGTTTGGGTTATCCTTATAACGGGTGACAAAAATGAAATCTTAAGGTTCATGGGTTGCCATATATGATAGCCATTCTATTTGCCCAATTTTGCTCACAATTCATGGGATGCTTGCTCGCTTGCCATTTTAGCCCCCCGAGAATGACTCTGGTACGTCTGGATGAGAGGTGCTTAAATCCTACTATTCCCATGACTAATTCTTTGACACCGACACAGCTTCTTTAGTcttcacatttaaaaaaataaaataaaataaaaactaattagtATGATGCTGCTGCAGTAGTTGCTGCCTATCTAAAATAATGACTCGTGATTATAGCATATATATCAGTCTGTGACGAGCCTAAACAATCATGAGAAAGTGCGTTCTGTTCTCACTCACTTATCCAATACAACGAAGACCATGTTCACCCACGTGTTCAGCAACCGTACCCATATCAGGACAAAAGAGATCACCTCACACTCTATTAACATCTCGAGAAGAAACAATCTTGCagatttaaaagaatattaCTTTTTCTTACAAAATAAAGGGCACATGGAGACTGGAAAGGACGTGAGAAAGTGTGGAAGTCGACAAGCAAACTAAACAAATGAAACGTCAGACACGCCGCTTGTAACGCAAACTTTTTGTACGACGCTCCACGTAGATTTTTTTTGGCACAAACTATCCCCCAATTTAACGCCTCAAATGACGCATTCCATCTCTTTCCCTGATTGCAATTGATCGTCCCCATTAATCCCATTATAAATAACACCTTGGATTCCTCCATTGCTGTAAACTCCATTGCTTGAAGAGCTACTTCATCCCTTTCGTGCTTAATTCACGAGAGACAAAAGTTTTCACAGACATGGAAGGACGTGCACGCAGATCCCTCTTGTTGGTGTTTTCTCTGCTTCTTTTAATCACATTCTCCGGGGTAGCCGAGGTATGAAGCTTTACTCACTACTCTTCACTATGTAATTTCTCGTAGTCTTTGCTCTGACTTCATTCGTTTCTCTTTGTATATGATTCTTGAACAGGCTAGTGGTAACGCAAAGCTGCGTCCTTCAGGTACATACATATCTCTATATATAGTTCTCGTGCTTGTAATGTGTAAGGAAGTCATGAAGGACTTCAagttttattaagtttcatgTTAGCTAGGACGTTTCTATATATGTGTACGTAATTTGTGGCTTGCcttatacgtacgtacgtgcagATTGCAAACCCAAGTGTACGTATCGTTGCTCGGCGACATCACACAAGAAGCCGTGCATGTTCTTCTGCCTCAAATGCTGCTCCAAGTGCCTGTGTGTTCCTCCCGGCACTTATGGCAACAAGCAAGTGTGCCCTTGCTACAATAGCTGGAAGACCAAGGAAGGAGGACCCAAATGcccttaatttaattatttaatattctttcCATGTTAAATTGTACTAATATGCCTGCCATATATGCTATGCTTGTGTAGCATTTCTGGCAGCAATATATATCCCTTGTCTAATTCAATTAGGACTAGAATCAGCTGGTGCTGGTGCTGGTGCTGGTGCCATGTCTTTTGTATCCAGAAATGGTTAGTTATAAATAGAAATATTGCATCAATTATATGTTCATCTCCCTTGTTTGGATCCAGAAAATAGTATATTTCTCTAAAATTCtgtaaactttttttaatttagaatgtATAAAAACTCAAATTTAAGTTTAATATTTGTAAGGGAGAGCATTATCCTCCAAATTCTACAAGTATTAATATTCTGTTGTTATCAATATCAAGGAAACTAATAACATAgccaccaatttttttttttttttatgttctatGGGATCATGACTCATGCAAGAGATCAatggtgattaaaaaaaaaatgctaaatagAATTAGAAACTTTCTTTTCAACCATTTGAAAAGGCATAGGAGTTTTGTTTGAACAGCCATTTTTACTTACCATCCCTataccacacaccacacatgattttatttttattttattttatttttactaaactaaataaattattttattcataatcCATACACTACAAAtttggtaaggaaaaaaaattaaaaaaacatatatatttggtatgtataatgtaaaaattaaaatgatgagtataacttttcttattttaaattgactAATGAATCCAACTCACGTCAAAAGAACAAATAGTTTTCAAAGAAGTATAACCTAAACCGGTGCGAGCATGAACTTAATAGAAGCTGGTGGATTAGGGTAACCCACTTGCCAAACGCATACTCGATCGGGCATGTCCATTATAATTTGAATGgttgaataattttatatatcatttttacgcgctatattatttttttacaataaatatataatgtatagataataagtagaataatttaattaatttaataaaaaataaaataaaaataatttttaaatatataaagcgTAGATCCCTCTTACAGTGGTAGCATtggtttttttatattcatctttaaaattacattttttgaatattaattttgcatATTAAGAAAAACTCCCACATTGAATTATGAATTTTtgaaccaaataataataaaatatttttatttttttcttaaaattattattttttatatattttacaattagcacCATGTgttcaaaaatatcaatttcatatatgtaaatattactaatttcatatatcatcaattttatcaataaatattagagaaatgatatttgtagtcgtggttgtgcaagcagcgcacagtctctttgaaaaaagtgaattaatacgggacccatatgaaaaaaaaaactaactttttaatcgtaaacCCCACTATTTTTCAAACCGATTGCTTGACGTTTGCGGACTTTATGactacatatagtattactctaaatattaatatgtactaaaaaaatatattatcaacttaatataaattttatatatcaaaatcatctgaatataaatttcacaaagttgattttaatgggtaggagagagaaaaaaaataaaaataatatttagagagTGAAAAGTGATTATTCAAACttgaaaaattacaattcaTAACTAtacaaaaatttagaaatacataaattaatataaataaatttaaagatatattatttaaatttaaagagaaaaataaaaataaataaatcaatactaatactcttataatttataacggATTCGGTTTTgggaaaaaacaaataaaaaaaataaaaaaacataaataattattaagtaacGTGGAAAGTTAGTTTAAAGACGCGTGGCAACTGTAATGCAGCGCAAATCTATAAACGCAGAGGAGctgatatatttaaaattttaaatataaatttttatgtcTCCAGATGAGTTGAAAAATCTCTGTTTTTTGTTTGGTAGCGTTGGCCTTCAAGGGGCCACAAGCTTAGCTTGTGGTTCAAATTCTCTTCCCAATTTTCTTGGCCTTGCGCCTTCGCTCTCCCTCCCACTCTCTACAATTTTACTAGCTTTCTTCCTACTTCATTTCctcccacctctctctctctctctgtccttCTGGAGACGGAGTGCCTCTTCACAGGTTAGTACCTCAGTCGCATTGCTTTTCTCGCCTCCCGGACTGAATTTTCCATTGCCTAATGGCATTATTATACACTTTTACTTAAATGGGTAttctttattttctgttttctagCTGTCGCTCTTGAGATTGAGTTGCGAAACTTTTCTTCTATGTGAGACAACTCTGATGCGTCGAGGTTTTCTTTGCAGCAACTTTCTGTTTTCTATGcgagtttattttcttcataggTACATGGTTGTAATATTAGTTGTCACTTTAGAATTCTCAAGGGTTTTATTTTTGGACGAATGTGTCACCCAAAAGTGTAATCGCAACCGCTTAAAGCTCTTGATTACAAACACTTGTGCCTTTAATCTTGTCTTAAACGCGTTGAACAATATTACCTTCGGTTTTCTTCATGTAAAACTATAGTAACCATCTGTATCAGGCGTTAAACCTGAGTAAATACGATAACCTTTATCATCACTTCAGGTTGTGAGGGTGAGGAGAGGTATTGCTCGAGGCTTCCAATGAAGTAATTTTTCTGTTTGAATTTGAAGCTTGACctccttaaaataataaattaaaagtttTAAGAATGCCGTTATATTTTGGCCTTGATGCTCCTTTGTAAACATTAATAGGCCTTCGATTTGGTGCTAAAGATTTTGCATTTACTAACAGCACAGAAATACAGATATAACTTACGGGGTACCAACCTATTCCTATGAACACTcacagaaagaaaaagaaaaaattacaggATACCGTCCTTTTtcttctaataaaataaaatatgaacagCACCTTAAGACGCCgtaatggggggggggggggggggggggggggggggctgggGTAAAACACAAACTCGTGTGAGATATCGACAAGGTCATATAGAATGCTAGATTTGTAGGCTCTTCCCTATAGTTGCATTACTGAATTACTTTATCAATCTGTAGTCCGTTCACTGTGTCAGTAATCaattatcttctttttcttaaaaaaaaaaaaaaagttcaatgtTCAATGCAAACACAACTGCGGTGTGAAAATGATATGGTAGCTAGGTATACATTTTCTTCCATACTCTTTACCTGAATGCTCACAGAGAATATGTGACACTTACTGAcgattcctttttgttttactgTAGCTCTGAGCTTCTGTAAGGGAGATGCTGCTTGAGATCATTTCATCCTTGTCTTGATCCTTCCCATGGCACTTACTGCAAGCAAGGTTTCAAGTGATCCTGTAGCGAGTGATAGGAAAAATATCCTTAGATCACAGGGAGCTGCATATTCTTTTGCCCAGTCACCACAACAtgataaaatacattttcctaGTCCCGTAATCAAACGGCAACTGAGCCATGGACATCTCTTGACAGCAAAATCGAGTTTTTCAAATGGGGATTTGTGGCGCAGATGTCAAAAACCTCTTAGTTTCATTGTCTCTCGGGGTGCTTCTATAATATGCAGGTCCAAAGGAACAcacaaaaccaaagaaaaagaatttgttaGGAGTTATGGTGATTGTGAAGATGTATTGAGGTAAAAATAAGGAAGTGCCGATTACCAATTCTAATTTACCTGACATTAAGAACTTAACATCCAGATTCTTACATATCTTATCAATATAGTTTTACGTtgttttatttgactttttcagtcttcttttctttttaatttcacCATGTGCATGCATTGTTAAGTTGCCCGAAAGCTTTACCATTTACCATGATACATAAACACAGAAGAGATCATTGTATTGGGCATTAATGCTTTCATTAGAGTTTTTGCTCTGGTTTGTATTCTAGCATTTACTGGAAGGAGCATGCTTCTCCGTCAAATGATTTTGCAATTCCATGTTTCTGACATTGACTTATGTtgagtttttaaaattagtaaatgctgcttttatttatttaaatttctaaaattttatgGTAAACCAGTGCACAAATTGGTGATGAAGAAGATAAGCATCGAGTCATGCCTGAGAGTTGTCGCTCCAGTCTGGGCTTAACTGAAGCTTGTAAATTTGTCCACAACGATGCCAAGTTCGTAAATGAAAGGGCTCGTAATGACATTGTCTTGCTTTCTCGGTAATTATTCAGTAATCTAATGTGGACCTTATGATTTGTTTGAAAGATCTTGCAATGATCATGATCCCATGCATTGTCAATTTAACAAGTAAGAAAGTTTGTGAATAACTTGAAAAACATGGCAAAGATATCCATTATCTATTGAATTAGATGCAAGGAGTTCAGGTTGAGTAAGCTTTTATAGAAATCGTATTCATGTatagaaactatttttttaaatcagaaAAACAAGCCACAGTATACTTCCagtgtactcgggctttgcctatctttttatcaataaaatatcttattacttatcaaaaaaataaaaaataaaacccacaGTAGATCGTTTGGGTGGCATTAGTCATTTGATATGGTTTTAGATATAggcttgcttcctttgttggaaaagaaaaatatattgtgtatcatgtggtgtacaTGGTTGGAGAGGAATGAGAG
This is a stretch of genomic DNA from Carya illinoinensis cultivar Pawnee chromosome 3, C.illinoinensisPawnee_v1, whole genome shotgun sequence. It encodes these proteins:
- the LOC122305539 gene encoding protein RSI-1, with the protein product MEGRARRSLLLVFSLLLLITFSGVAEASGNAKLRPSDCKPKCTYRCSATSHKKPCMFFCLKCCSKCLCVPPGTYGNKQVCPCYNSWKTKEGGPKCP